AGCGCTGCGGACGATCCTCGCGATGATCGGTAGGTAGATCACGGCGATCGCGACGAGCGCGATGAGCGAGCCTGGACCGACGATGGCGATGAGTGCGACGGCGAGGAGAAGAGCCGGCAGCGCGAGGAGGAGGTCCATCGGGCGCATGAGGAGCCCATCGACCCAACCGCCGCGGAAACCGGCCACGAGGCCGATGGGCGCACCGATCGCGCACGCCAGGGCGACCGAGCCAAAGGCGACGGTCAGCGAAACGCGATAGGCGAACAGGACCCGCGTAAGTACGTCGCGCCCGAGGGCATCGAAGCCAAACGGGTGGCGGAGGTCCGGTGGCGCAAGGAGCCTGGCGGAGTCGATCGCCTCGGGATCGTGCGGTGATATGAGGGGTGCAAGAACCGCGAGCGTAACGAGCCCGGCGAGGATGACCACGCCAACGAATGCTTCCCAACCGCCGACGCGGCGGACGAGTCGTCCGGCGAGCGACGCTCGGTGATGGGAGCCAGGAAGACTCCGCGCCGTCATGCTTCGTCTCCCTCGGCCAATCGCGGATCGAGGACGCCGTAGAGGAGATCCGTGAGGAGATTGACGAGGATGAAGAGCACTGCCACGACGAGCACCCCGGCCTGCACGACCGGATAGTTGCGCTGATTGATCGCCGTGACGATGAGCCGCCCGACACCCGGCAGGGCGAACAGACTCTCGACGACGATCGCTCCGCCGAGGAGCACGCCGAACTGGATACCGACGACGGTGACGATCGGAACGGCGGCGTTGCGCAGGGCGTGGCGGAAGGTGATCTCGCTCTGGCTCAATCCCTTGGCCCGCAGGAAGAGGACAAATGGGCTTCCGAGCGTGGCCTCCATCGCGCCACGGGTCGTCCGAAGGATGTATGCCGCCTCGCCCGCGGCAAGGGTCAGGACGGGAAGGATCATGTCGCGCAGGTTCGAGGCAGGGTCGTCGACGAACGGCGTGTAGCCCGACGGCGGTAAGAGGCGCATCGTGCCGGCGAAGAGGAGGACCAGCATGATCCCGAGCCAGAAGTCGGGCACGCTGATCGCGGCTACGACGAACGCACTCGTCAGACGGCCGGTCCAGCGACCACGGGTCGCCGCCAGGACGCCGAGCGGAACGCCGACGATCAGTGCAACGGCCATCGCCAGGACGGTCAGCTCGAGGGTCACCGACAGGCGCTCGGCGAGCAGGCTGGTAAGCGGCGCCTTACTGATGAAGTCCTGACCGAGATCGCCGTGGAGCAAGCCGCCTAGCCACGCGACGTACTGATCAGCAAGCGGGCGGTCGAGGCCGAGCGCCGCCCGGATCGTGGCAACGTTCTCGTCCGTCGCTCTGAAGCCGAGCATCGTGCGGACCGGGTCGCCAGGCACGAGGCGGATCATGAGGAAGACGAAGATGCTCATCATGACCAAGACCGGGATGGTCAGTAGGAGACGGCGCACGAGGTATCCGAGTCGCGGACTCATCCGATACCCGGCTCGCCGCCTGCGGTGCGCGTCCGGTCATACAGCTCGCGCAGACGCTCCTCCGTGATTGTGAAGTGACGGGCGGCGATTGCCGCCGCCTGGTCGGTGGCGCCAGCAATCACGGCATTGGCAAGATCGCCGTGCTCACCGATCGCCCGCTCCCGGATGGGAAGGCTGTATGGCTCGGCGCGGAAGCCGAGGCTCACGCCGTGGCGGATACGCTCGGAGAGGTCGACCAGATATGGGTTGTGGGCAGCCTCTGCGATAGATCGGTGGAGCGCCTCATCCGCCGTACTCGAAGCCTCGCGGTCCAAGCCTGCCCCGCGGTAATCGGCGAGCGCGCCCTGGATACGATCGATGTCAGATGGGGTTCGGCGAGCAGCCGCCGTCCGGGCGATGAGCGGCTCCACAAGCGTGCGGAAGTCGAACAGCTGCTCGAGTTGCGGCCAGCCCGGGACGAGCGTTCGCCGGATCATCTCGTCCGCGTCGGGGCGAATACCAGCAAGGACGAACGCGCCGCCGTGGCGGCCGCGCCGCACCTCTACGTAGCCGGTGGCCGCGAGTCGAGAGATCGCCTCGCGAACGGTGGTGCGGCTGACCTCAAGCGTCACAGCGAGGTCACGTTCTGTGGGCAGTCGCTGGCCAGGCACGAACTCGCCCAGGGCGAGCGCTGTCACGAGCCGCTCCGCGACGAGCTCGCCAGCGTTCCGAAGGCGGAGCGGAGCGAAGAGGCCAGCGACCAACGCGTTGCCGCCGGGGCCGATCTGCTTCAGATGCGCGCGTCGCGCGGGAGGCTGCGGCGTCGTCCGGGCCGGCGTACCGCTCACGCCCTCTTCTCCGGTTGAGCGTACCAAGCGGCCAGGAACCTGCCGAGCGTTTGAGCGCCAGCGACGATGCTTGCAAGTTCGACCCCCTCGTCGATGCCGTGCATGCGAGTCGTCCGCGGGCCGTAGCAGATCGCGGGAATGTTGTACCGATTCAGGTAGGTTCGGGCGTCAGTCGTGGTTCCCATGACGGACATCTGAGGATCCGATCCGTGGGCGGCGCGATGGGCCGCTCCAAGGAGCCGCGCGAGTGGTTCATCTCCAGAGAGGTCATACCCTTCTGCGCGAAACCCGGATGCACGGACAGTCGGCGGATTGACAGACAACCATGGATCCCGATCTGCGGCCTCCGTGAGTCGCTTTCGAACGAGGGACTCGGCTTTGTCCGCCGTCCAGGTCCACGGGGCGCCAACGCGCACCTCGAACCGAGCTACCGCCGGAACGCTCGATCCCCAATCGCCACCGGCAAAGCGGCCAACGTTGACGATGAACGGGCGGTCCGTGCCGACGATTCGGGGGTCACGTTCGGTCGTGTTGAGCTCATCCTCGAGCGCCCGCAGCGCCGTGATGAGCGGAAAGCTCGCCTCGATCGCGTTGATCGCTGAGCCGGCTGCGTGGGCATGGGCGGCTCGGCCGGTGACCGTAACCTCGAGCCAGAGGATCCCGATGCCGCCGAGGAGCAAGTCGAGATTGGTAGGCTCGAGGAGGA
Above is a window of Chloroflexota bacterium DNA encoding:
- a CDS encoding ABC transporter permease is translated as MTARSLPGSHHRASLAGRLVRRVGGWEAFVGVVILAGLVTLAVLAPLISPHDPEAIDSARLLAPPDLRHPFGFDALGRDVLTRVLFAYRVSLTVAFGSVALACAIGAPIGLVAGFRGGWVDGLLMRPMDLLLALPALLLAVALIAIVGPGSLIALVAIAVIYLPIIARIVRSAAIVVEAQPYVDGARARGASEISIMLRHVLPNSLGPALVQASVLMGFAIQIEAALSFLGLGAQPPTASLGTMLNEGRDVLTLAPWVEIFPGLALAVTVLGFNLVGDGLRRRLDPRGMAR
- a CDS encoding ABC transporter permease, whose amino-acid sequence is MSPRLGYLVRRLLLTIPVLVMMSIFVFLMIRLVPGDPVRTMLGFRATDENVATIRAALGLDRPLADQYVAWLGGLLHGDLGQDFISKAPLTSLLAERLSVTLELTVLAMAVALIVGVPLGVLAATRGRWTGRLTSAFVVAAISVPDFWLGIMLVLLFAGTMRLLPPSGYTPFVDDPASNLRDMILPVLTLAAGEAAYILRTTRGAMEATLGSPFVLFLRAKGLSQSEITFRHALRNAAVPIVTVVGIQFGVLLGGAIVVESLFALPGVGRLIVTAINQRNYPVVQAGVLVVAVLFILVNLLTDLLYGVLDPRLAEGDEA
- a CDS encoding FadR family transcriptional regulator; translation: MSGTPARTTPQPPARRAHLKQIGPGGNALVAGLFAPLRLRNAGELVAERLVTALALGEFVPGQRLPTERDLAVTLEVSRTTVREAISRLAATGYVEVRRGRHGGAFVLAGIRPDADEMIRRTLVPGWPQLEQLFDFRTLVEPLIARTAAARRTPSDIDRIQGALADYRGAGLDREASSTADEALHRSIAEAAHNPYLVDLSERIRHGVSLGFRAEPYSLPIRERAIGEHGDLANAVIAGATDQAAAIAARHFTITEERLRELYDRTRTAGGEPGIG
- a CDS encoding ArgE/DapE family deacylase, yielding MDLLGGTVVGADLDARIAAHAEDAFGLLERLVAEPSVVGAEQGAEEVLAGEFESLGFEIERLPIPAEIAAVPGAGVPLRSYEGRYNLVARRSNSPDRPSLLLNGHIDVVPAEEPDEWTTPPFAPHRRAGWLYGRGAGDMKSGFAMGALAIRSLLDVAPDAIRGPLTVLAAIEEECTGNGSLAAAEQGVLAQAVVLLEPTNLDLLLGGIGILWLEVTVTGRAAHAHAAGSAINAIEASFPLITALRALEDELNTTERDPRIVGTDRPFIVNVGRFAGGDWGSSVPAVARFEVRVGAPWTWTADKAESLVRKRLTEAADRDPWLSVNPPTVRASGFRAEGYDLSGDEPLARLLGAAHRAAHGSDPQMSVMGTTTDARTYLNRYNIPAICYGPRTTRMHGIDEGVELASIVAGAQTLGRFLAAWYAQPEKRA